A genomic window from Streptomyces sp. 846.5 includes:
- a CDS encoding WhiB family transcriptional regulator: MDWRHRAVCREEDPELFFPIGNTGPALLQIEEAKAVCRRCPVMESCLQWALETGQDAGVWGGMSEDERRAMKRRAARNRARTA, translated from the coding sequence ATGGACTGGCGCCACCGCGCTGTCTGCCGGGAAGAAGACCCCGAGCTGTTCTTCCCCATCGGCAACACGGGGCCCGCCCTGCTGCAGATCGAGGAAGCGAAGGCCGTGTGTCGTCGCTGCCCGGTCATGGAAAGCTGCCTGCAGTGGGCCCTGGAGACCGGTCAGGACGCCGGCGTCTGGGGTGGAATGAGCGAGGACGAGCGTCGTGCGATGAAGCGTCGCGCCGCCCGCAACCGAGCGCGCACCGCCTGA
- a CDS encoding Pls/PosA family non-ribosomal peptide synthetase — protein sequence MRNEPLAPALDADGTVLDYRALRDAADATAARLAARGVGPGDRVGVRVPSGTAELYIAILGVLRAGAAYVPVDVDDPDERAELIWQDAGVRVVLGAGGALADGPGAAAPRARPRPPTPADDAWVIFTSGTTGRPKGVAVTHRSAAAFVDAEAELFLRDAPLGRGDRVLAGLSVAFDASCEEMWLAWRHGACLVPAPRALVRSGADLGPWLVRRGITVVSTVPTLAALWPAEDLDAVRLLIVGGEACPAELVQRLDVPGREFWNTYGPTETTVVACAARMRAGQPVRIGTPLAGWRIAVVDPAGRPVPWGGTGELLIAGVGTARYLDRARDAEKFQVHPALPGARVYRSGDLVRAERDGLAFVGRADEQVKLGGRRIELGEVDAALAALPGVRAAAAAVRETAAGGQVLVGYLVPEARPSLQNDDRSGTGGLDLALLRKLLRQRLPAALVPVLAELAELPTRTSGKVDRKALPWPLPRAGEADPDAALHGTAARLARQWRDLLGVAPDADSDFFALGGTSLSAARLVSLLRQRHPGLSVADLYRRPRLGELAAHLDRSPDGSPDGLAQGRTGDAAPDRTARPSAPAAVPPVLVGLYQAAVLALLHTLVGLRWVLALAALDNLLPSSLSWTQRTSWWLIAGGWLLLSSALGRTVIGAVGARLLTRGLRPGTYPRGGPAHLRLWTAERLVGVFNVASVLGTPLAGRYARLLGCRVGADVHLHTMPPVTGLAVFGSGCSLEPEVDAAGWWLEGDRLHLGAVSVGPGASVGTRSTLMPGAVVGPGAEVAPGSCVTGAVPAHARWHGSPAHARWHGSPARPDRRPASAADGPAWPVAAPAVSRGRRRRWQAVYTLSLLLLQLLPLAAAAPGALLLYLFMGQDPTWTSVFDRLLVTSVPLAVLTLGLYALLLAALVRLLSRSVTPGLHPALGRAGWSAWAVHQLMGSARSMLFPLYSSLATPAWLRLLGARVGRRVEASTVLALPGLTRVDDYAFLADDTLLAPFQVRDGWLRLGPAAVGRRSFVGNSGIVGPGRRLPADSLVGVLSDVPPADRVAAGTSWLGRPGFGIQRVAEAGDAARTYDPPRRLVLARAAVELCRLVPLALTVLLGDLTVAALQELLRRDGLTACALGSGVLLLGGGLAACLLTTAAKWLLLGRFRSGRQPLWSSFVWRNELFDVFVEELAMPWLGSSLLGTPFLTLWLRSLGARIGRGVWCETHWLPETDLVRLGDGCSVNRGVVLQTHLFHDRLMRMDGVDIGAGATVGPHSIVLLGAGLGEGAVVGPASLVMRGEALPAGTRWLGNPVAQWS from the coding sequence GTGCGGAACGAGCCGCTGGCCCCCGCTCTGGACGCGGACGGCACCGTCCTCGACTACCGGGCGCTGCGGGACGCGGCCGACGCGACGGCGGCCCGGCTGGCGGCCCGGGGCGTGGGCCCCGGCGACCGGGTGGGCGTGCGGGTGCCGTCCGGGACGGCCGAGCTCTACATCGCGATCCTCGGGGTGCTGCGGGCCGGCGCCGCCTACGTCCCGGTGGACGTGGACGACCCGGACGAGCGGGCCGAGCTGATCTGGCAGGACGCCGGGGTGCGGGTGGTCCTGGGCGCGGGCGGCGCACTGGCGGACGGTCCCGGGGCCGCCGCACCGAGGGCGCGGCCGCGCCCGCCGACCCCGGCGGACGACGCCTGGGTGATCTTCACCTCGGGCACCACCGGACGTCCCAAGGGCGTCGCCGTCACCCACCGCTCGGCGGCGGCCTTCGTCGACGCCGAGGCCGAACTCTTCCTCCGGGACGCCCCGTTGGGACGCGGCGACCGGGTGCTGGCCGGGCTCTCGGTGGCCTTCGACGCCTCCTGCGAGGAGATGTGGCTGGCCTGGCGGCACGGCGCCTGCCTGGTGCCCGCGCCCCGGGCGCTGGTCCGGTCCGGGGCCGACCTCGGTCCCTGGCTGGTCCGGCGCGGCATCACGGTGGTGTCCACCGTGCCGACCCTGGCGGCGCTCTGGCCGGCCGAGGACCTGGACGCGGTCCGGCTGCTGATCGTCGGCGGGGAGGCCTGCCCGGCCGAGCTGGTCCAGCGCCTGGACGTGCCCGGGCGGGAGTTCTGGAACACCTACGGTCCGACCGAGACCACCGTCGTGGCCTGCGCGGCACGGATGCGGGCCGGGCAGCCGGTGCGCATCGGCACCCCGCTGGCCGGCTGGCGGATCGCGGTGGTCGACCCGGCCGGACGGCCGGTCCCCTGGGGCGGCACCGGGGAGCTGCTGATCGCCGGGGTCGGCACGGCCCGCTATCTGGACCGGGCCAGGGACGCGGAGAAGTTCCAGGTCCACCCTGCCCTCCCCGGGGCCCGGGTCTACCGCAGCGGGGACCTGGTCCGGGCCGAACGGGACGGCCTGGCCTTCGTCGGCCGCGCCGACGAGCAGGTCAAGCTCGGCGGTCGGCGGATCGAGCTCGGCGAGGTCGACGCCGCGCTGGCCGCCCTCCCCGGCGTCCGGGCGGCGGCCGCGGCGGTGCGGGAGACCGCGGCCGGCGGCCAGGTGCTGGTCGGGTACCTGGTCCCGGAGGCCAGGCCGTCCCTGCAGAATGACGACCGGTCAGGCACCGGCGGGCTCGACCTGGCGCTGCTGCGCAAGCTGCTGCGGCAGCGGCTGCCCGCGGCGCTGGTGCCGGTGCTGGCGGAGCTGGCCGAACTGCCGACCAGGACCTCCGGCAAGGTGGACCGCAAGGCGCTGCCCTGGCCGCTGCCCCGGGCCGGGGAAGCCGACCCGGACGCCGCGCTGCACGGCACCGCCGCCAGGCTCGCCCGGCAGTGGCGCGACCTGCTCGGCGTCGCCCCGGACGCGGACAGCGACTTCTTCGCACTGGGCGGCACCAGCCTGTCCGCCGCCCGGCTGGTCTCACTGCTGCGGCAGCGGCACCCCGGCCTCTCGGTGGCCGACCTCTACCGCCGGCCCCGGCTGGGCGAGCTTGCGGCCCACCTGGACCGAAGCCCGGACGGAAGCCCGGACGGACTTGCCCAGGGCCGCACCGGGGACGCCGCCCCGGACCGTACTGCCCGGCCGTCCGCACCCGCCGCCGTTCCCCCCGTACTGGTCGGCCTCTACCAGGCCGCGGTGCTGGCCCTGCTGCACACCCTGGTCGGACTGCGCTGGGTGCTGGCCCTCGCCGCCCTCGACAATCTGCTGCCCTCCTCGCTGTCCTGGACCCAGCGGACCTCCTGGTGGCTGATCGCGGGCGGCTGGCTGCTGCTCTCCAGCGCTCTCGGACGGACCGTCATCGGTGCGGTCGGCGCCCGGCTGCTGACCCGGGGCCTGCGGCCGGGGACCTATCCGCGCGGCGGCCCGGCGCACCTGCGGCTGTGGACGGCGGAGCGCCTGGTCGGCGTCTTCAACGTGGCCTCGGTGCTGGGCACCCCACTGGCCGGGCGCTACGCCAGATTGCTGGGTTGCCGGGTCGGCGCGGACGTCCATCTGCACACCATGCCGCCGGTCACCGGGCTGGCCGTGTTCGGCTCCGGCTGTTCGCTGGAGCCCGAGGTGGACGCGGCGGGGTGGTGGCTGGAGGGGGACCGGCTGCACCTGGGCGCCGTCTCGGTCGGGCCCGGGGCCAGCGTCGGCACCAGGTCCACGCTGATGCCCGGCGCCGTGGTCGGCCCCGGCGCCGAGGTCGCCCCCGGCAGCTGCGTCACCGGGGCCGTCCCGGCCCACGCCCGCTGGCACGGCTCACCGGCCCACGCCCGCTGGCACGGCTCACCGGCCCGACCGGACCGTCGGCCTGCGAGCGCGGCCGACGGGCCGGCCTGGCCGGTCGCGGCCCCCGCCGTTTCCCGGGGGCGCCGTCGCCGGTGGCAGGCCGTCTACACGCTGTCGCTGCTGCTGCTCCAGCTGCTGCCGCTGGCCGCCGCCGCCCCCGGGGCGCTGCTGCTGTATCTGTTCATGGGCCAGGACCCCACCTGGACCAGCGTGTTCGACCGGCTGCTGGTCACCTCGGTGCCGCTGGCCGTGCTCACCCTGGGCCTCTACGCCCTGCTGCTGGCCGCCCTGGTCCGACTGCTCTCACGGTCCGTCACCCCGGGCCTGCATCCCGCCCTGGGCCGCGCGGGATGGAGCGCCTGGGCGGTGCACCAGCTGATGGGCTCGGCCCGGTCGATGCTGTTCCCGCTGTACTCCTCGCTGGCCACGCCGGCCTGGCTGCGGCTGCTGGGCGCCCGGGTCGGCCGCCGGGTGGAGGCGTCGACCGTGCTCGCGCTGCCCGGGCTGACCCGGGTGGACGACTACGCCTTCCTGGCCGACGACACCCTGCTCGCCCCGTTCCAGGTCCGCGACGGCTGGCTGCGGCTCGGCCCGGCCGCGGTCGGGCGGCGGTCCTTCGTCGGGAACTCCGGGATCGTCGGTCCCGGGCGGCGGCTGCCGGCCGACTCGCTGGTCGGGGTGCTCTCCGACGTCCCGCCCGCGGACCGGGTCGCCGCCGGGACGTCCTGGCTGGGCCGGCCGGGGTTCGGCATCCAGCGGGTCGCCGAGGCCGGGGACGCGGCCCGCACCTACGACCCGCCGCGCCGGCTGGTGCTGGCCCGGGCGGCGGTGGAGCTGTGCCGCCTGGTCCCGCTGGCGCTGACCGTGCTGCTGGGCGACCTGACCGTGGCCGCGCTCCAGGAGCTGCTGCGCCGGGACGGCCTGACGGCCTGTGCGCTCGGCTCCGGGGTGCTGTTGCTGGGCGGCGGCCTGGCCGCCTGCCTGCTCACCACTGCGGCCAAATGGCTGCTGCTGGGACGGTTCCGGAGCGGGCGGCAGCCGCTGTGGAGTTCCTTCGTCTGGCGCAATGAGCTGTTCGACGTCTTCGTCGAGGAACTGGCGATGCCCTGGCTCGGCAGCTCCCTGCTGGGGACGCCGTTCCTCACCCTCTGGCTGCGCAGTCTGGGTGCGCGGATCGGCCGCGGGGTGTGGTGCGAGACCCACTGGCTGCCGGAGACGGACCTGGTCCGTCTGGGGGACGGCTGCTCGGTCAACCGGGGTGTGGTGCTGCAGACGCATCTCTTCCACGATCGGCTGATGCGGATGGACGGCGTTGACATCGGGGCCGGGGCGACGGTGGGACCGCACTCGATCGTGCTGCTGGGCGCGGGGCTGGGGGAGGGCGCGGTGGTCGGCCCGGCCTCGCTGGTGATGCGGGGCGAGGCCCTGCCGGCCGGGACGCGCTGGCTGGGAAACCCTGTGGCCCAGTGGAGTTGA
- a CDS encoding 3-oxoacyl-[acyl-carrier-protein] synthase III C-terminal domain-containing protein: MSSPTTEYQTLDRRITLERIESYLPERSLRIEELGERLGLRRAELGVFRKFYGLDTLRFDPELPLLDLLRPAARGALAALPEGGRVDYLAYAHTTQAVAPADVDIARAVGDDLGLADTEAFGFSHQACVSSLGAIEVLGELLRAEGAEGAYALMVTGEQAYAPIVQHIPNTAIMADASASCLITLDGDGDVVRSFAVRTLGEYAQWLELTPEQNTVFGEQYGSRIAEVIHQAVAEAGMTLDQVDLVIPHNVNKLAWRQTIKELGVAPEKVFLDNVPRFSHTFASDVFVNYTTLRDAGRLVDGAHYLLVSVGLGATFGAMVITHRAAGDA; this comes from the coding sequence ATGAGCAGCCCGACCACCGAGTACCAGACGCTCGACCGCCGGATCACCCTGGAGCGGATCGAGTCGTACCTGCCCGAGCGCAGCCTGCGGATCGAGGAGCTGGGCGAGCGGCTGGGCCTGCGCCGGGCCGAACTGGGCGTGTTCCGCAAGTTCTACGGCCTGGACACGCTCCGCTTTGACCCCGAGCTCCCGCTGCTCGACCTGCTGCGGCCCGCCGCGCGCGGTGCCCTGGCCGCCCTGCCGGAGGGCGGCCGGGTGGACTACCTGGCCTACGCCCACACCACCCAGGCGGTGGCCCCGGCCGACGTGGACATCGCCCGGGCGGTCGGCGACGACCTCGGTCTCGCCGACACCGAGGCGTTCGGCTTCAGCCACCAGGCCTGCGTCAGCAGCCTGGGCGCCATCGAGGTGCTCGGCGAGCTGCTCCGCGCCGAGGGCGCCGAGGGCGCGTACGCCCTGATGGTCACCGGCGAGCAGGCGTACGCGCCGATCGTCCAGCACATCCCCAACACCGCGATCATGGCCGACGCCTCGGCTTCCTGCCTGATCACCCTGGACGGCGACGGCGACGTGGTCCGGTCCTTCGCCGTCCGGACCCTGGGCGAGTACGCCCAGTGGCTGGAGCTGACCCCCGAGCAGAACACCGTGTTCGGGGAGCAGTACGGCAGCAGGATCGCGGAGGTCATCCACCAGGCCGTGGCGGAGGCCGGGATGACGCTCGACCAGGTCGACCTGGTGATCCCGCACAACGTCAACAAGCTTGCCTGGCGGCAGACCATCAAGGAGCTGGGGGTGGCGCCGGAGAAGGTCTTCCTGGACAACGTCCCGCGCTTCAGCCACACCTTCGCCTCGGACGTCTTCGTCAACTACACCACCCTGCGGGACGCCGGCCGCCTGGTGGACGGTGCGCACTACCTGCTGGTCTCGGTCGGCCTGGGCGCCACCTTCGGCGCGATGGTGATCACCCACCGTGCGGCGGGTGATGCCTGA
- a CDS encoding condensation domain-containing protein — translation MTTVDEQTIRLESARAGTGPATWGQRAIWGVVTRLGDDAPRYNVPIELPVTPPRPVARVLADLTELLRLHDSLHTRFLPNGADGLRQVVDGDGELPVEIRSCPAAQAPAVGADLLKELAGRPFDHEREWPLRVGLVESEGEVHRLVLVGSHTGMDYWGQGRMLRDLQSIESGESAATLRQARPALQPLEAAEFQASPIGRRRDEAARRYWCEQLAAGPRRIFRNPAAPELAADPGRLFPNAVLRSPALAVAVGRVAAELEVSDAAVLLGAVSHQLARMSGSSDVLFQVVVGNRFQPAAAAAVSTVAQEALFLLTDADRDFGDAVRRTRSVAFNAFRHAAYDKWALEREVARLVEKGEAADHSYWWNDTRDPAVGPFDTVERPRAALSELIARTELSWPTDFPARVNVSMAVDALTAPGALDLAMTADPAVVDRAGMEQFLRGVERLVVAEAIALGD, via the coding sequence ATGACCACGGTCGACGAGCAGACCATCAGACTGGAGTCCGCGCGAGCCGGGACCGGCCCGGCCACCTGGGGGCAGCGGGCGATCTGGGGGGTCGTCACCCGGCTGGGCGACGACGCCCCCAGGTACAACGTGCCGATCGAACTCCCGGTCACCCCGCCCCGCCCGGTGGCCCGCGTCCTCGCGGACCTGACCGAGCTGCTCCGGCTCCACGACAGCCTGCACACCAGGTTCCTGCCGAACGGCGCGGACGGTCTGCGGCAGGTGGTGGACGGGGACGGCGAGCTTCCGGTGGAGATCCGGAGCTGCCCGGCGGCGCAGGCCCCGGCGGTCGGCGCCGACCTGCTCAAGGAGCTGGCCGGGCGTCCCTTCGACCACGAGCGGGAGTGGCCGCTGCGGGTCGGCCTGGTGGAGTCCGAGGGCGAGGTCCACCGGCTGGTGCTGGTCGGGTCGCACACCGGGATGGACTACTGGGGGCAGGGGCGGATGCTCCGCGACCTGCAGTCGATCGAGTCGGGCGAGTCCGCCGCGACGCTGCGCCAGGCCCGCCCCGCCCTCCAGCCGCTGGAGGCCGCGGAGTTCCAGGCCTCGCCGATCGGCCGCCGCCGGGACGAGGCGGCCCGCCGCTACTGGTGCGAGCAGCTCGCCGCCGGCCCCCGGCGGATCTTCCGGAACCCCGCAGCGCCGGAACTCGCGGCCGACCCGGGCCGGCTCTTCCCCAACGCGGTGCTGCGCTCTCCCGCGCTGGCGGTCGCCGTCGGCCGGGTGGCGGCGGAGCTGGAGGTGAGCGACGCCGCGGTGCTGCTGGGGGCGGTCTCGCACCAGCTGGCCAGGATGTCCGGGAGCAGCGACGTGCTGTTCCAGGTGGTGGTGGGCAACCGCTTCCAGCCGGCCGCCGCCGCGGCGGTCAGCACGGTGGCGCAGGAGGCCCTGTTCCTTCTCACGGACGCGGACCGGGACTTCGGGGACGCGGTGCGGCGGACGCGGTCCGTCGCGTTCAACGCGTTCCGCCACGCCGCCTACGACAAGTGGGCGCTGGAGCGGGAGGTGGCGCGGCTGGTCGAGAAGGGCGAGGCGGCCGACCACTCGTACTGGTGGAACGACACCCGGGACCCGGCCGTCGGGCCGTTCGACACCGTCGAGCGGCCGCGGGCCGCGCTGAGCGAGCTGATCGCCCGGACCGAGCTGAGCTGGCCGACGGACTTCCCCGCCCGGGTGAACGTCTCGATGGCGGTGGACGCGCTGACCGCGCCGGGCGCCCTGGACCTCGCCATGACCGCCGACCCGGCGGTCGTCGACCGCGCCGGGATGGAGCAGTTCCTGCGCGGGGTCGAGAGGCTGGTCGTCGCCGAGGCGATTGCGTTGGGGGACTGA
- a CDS encoding acyl carrier protein gives MKRQEVLLTIEKALTEILERPIDGLTEETALFDELRLDSSSVLGLLMTVEEATGISVDPEELDIDHLRTVRSFADYVEGALREGEGGETS, from the coding sequence ATGAAGCGTCAGGAAGTGCTGCTCACCATCGAGAAGGCGCTCACGGAGATCCTGGAGCGGCCGATCGACGGGCTCACCGAGGAGACTGCGCTCTTCGACGAGCTGCGGCTCGACTCCTCCTCCGTGCTGGGCCTGCTGATGACCGTCGAGGAGGCGACCGGGATCTCGGTCGACCCGGAGGAGCTCGACATCGACCACCTGCGGACCGTGCGCTCCTTCGCCGACTACGTCGAGGGCGCGCTCCGCGAAGGAGAAGGAGGGGAGACGTCATGA
- a CDS encoding MFS transporter, producing MDDHVADHTAGATSAQVQDRPTEPPGNGEPAIWSRNFRYYFTARSAGLLSWAMLPVAVSAGLLSSGYGLGTAGYAMAFLVGPFAGLVLFGGVLADRFTARRMMIIADLSNLTAHALLAFLFIHGIDHLWQLYTLLVVAGTANAMFQPGASSTVPLVARDVQGANGVLRTSEAVTGLGGPALAGAMVGFGATGWVMVISALAYGTSATCLFALRLGKVPAPPAGESLWRNLAVGWQEFRARSWLWGVIVIWMFYAVLSWGPQLSVAAGVIVPEHGATAFGLINCALGGGTVLGGLLGIRYKPARPLAAGAVAMLAYPLYPLGIVLGWPVWLLAAAQVVVGFGIGVWGVMWATSVQTQVPGEVLNRVHAYEVAGSVGMYPIGSALAGPAVGVFGTDGVLLVGVVVAFLTATALLVARPIRTLGRVPTRG from the coding sequence ATGGACGATCATGTGGCCGACCACACCGCGGGGGCGACGTCCGCGCAGGTCCAGGACCGGCCCACGGAGCCGCCCGGCAACGGCGAGCCGGCGATCTGGTCCCGTAACTTCCGGTACTACTTCACCGCCCGCAGTGCGGGGCTGCTCAGCTGGGCCATGCTGCCGGTCGCGGTCTCGGCCGGCCTGCTCAGCAGCGGGTACGGCCTGGGCACCGCGGGGTACGCGATGGCCTTCCTGGTCGGCCCGTTCGCCGGCCTGGTGCTGTTCGGCGGGGTGCTCGCGGACCGGTTCACCGCCCGTCGGATGATGATCATCGCCGATCTGTCCAACCTCACCGCCCACGCGCTGCTGGCCTTCCTGTTCATCCACGGCATCGACCATCTCTGGCAGCTCTACACGCTGCTGGTGGTGGCCGGCACCGCCAACGCGATGTTCCAGCCGGGCGCCTCCTCGACCGTCCCGCTGGTGGCCCGGGACGTGCAGGGTGCCAACGGGGTGCTGCGCACCTCCGAGGCGGTCACCGGGCTGGGCGGCCCGGCGCTGGCCGGCGCCATGGTCGGGTTCGGGGCCACCGGCTGGGTGATGGTGATCTCCGCCCTCGCCTACGGGACCAGCGCGACCTGCCTGTTCGCGCTCCGGCTCGGGAAGGTGCCCGCCCCGCCGGCCGGCGAGAGCCTGTGGCGCAACCTGGCGGTCGGCTGGCAGGAGTTCCGCGCCCGCAGCTGGCTCTGGGGCGTGATCGTGATCTGGATGTTCTACGCGGTGCTCTCCTGGGGGCCGCAGCTGTCGGTGGCCGCCGGCGTCATCGTGCCCGAGCACGGCGCGACCGCCTTCGGTCTGATCAACTGCGCGCTGGGCGGGGGCACCGTGCTGGGCGGTCTGCTGGGGATCCGCTACAAGCCCGCACGGCCGCTGGCCGCCGGGGCGGTGGCGATGCTGGCCTACCCGCTCTACCCGCTGGGCATCGTGCTCGGCTGGCCGGTCTGGCTGCTCGCCGCGGCCCAGGTCGTGGTCGGGTTCGGCATCGGCGTCTGGGGCGTCATGTGGGCCACCAGCGTGCAGACCCAGGTGCCGGGCGAGGTGCTGAACCGGGTGCACGCCTACGAGGTCGCGGGTTCCGTCGGGATGTACCCGATCGGCAGCGCGCTGGCCGGCCCGGCGGTCGGGGTGTTCGGCACCGACGGGGTGCTCCTGGTGGGCGTCGTGGTCGCCTTCCTCACCGCCACCGCCCTGCTGGTCGCCCGCCCGATCCGCACCCTGGGCCGGGTGCCGACCCGGGGCTGA
- a CDS encoding PAS domain-containing sensor histidine kinase, translated as MPSLNELVRHHTNLDSADVEWIHLLVSEWQLLSDLSFADLVLWVPTRDGSRYVSLAQMRPNTGPTSYQDDMVGHLVPRGRRPMLDVALDEGRIVREGDPEWREDVPVRVESIPVRREGRVLGVIARNTNLLTVRTPSRLELTYLQSASDLAQMIAAGAFPFPGEQTDMDASPRVGDGMMRLDADGVVTYASPNALSAYHRLGLNADLVGLHLGKTTAELAPPSRGPVDEALVKLASGWAPRQTEVESGDGVVQLRAIPLKPKGDHIGSLVLLRDVTELRRRERELMTKDATIREIHHRVKNNLQTVAALLRLQSRRMENDAARGALDEAVRRVGSIAIVHETLSQNLDEHVAFDEIADRVLAMVMELSQDGRVTARRSGSFGILSADVATPLAMVLTEILQNALEHAYGPKAGGEVTVRAVRGRMPAPPDAGWSNNWGSGGSRVEEQLLITVTDDGVGLPEGFDPQRAGNLGLQIVRTLVVGELGGSFDMVPAESGGTRVVLEVPVGTSAP; from the coding sequence ATGCCTTCCCTCAATGAGCTGGTGCGCCACCACACCAACCTGGACAGCGCCGACGTGGAGTGGATCCACCTGCTGGTGTCCGAGTGGCAGCTGCTCTCCGACCTCTCCTTCGCCGACCTGGTGCTGTGGGTGCCCACCCGCGACGGCAGCCGGTACGTGTCGCTGGCGCAGATGCGCCCCAACACCGGTCCGACCTCGTACCAGGACGACATGGTCGGCCATCTGGTGCCGCGCGGCCGCCGCCCGATGCTGGACGTGGCGCTGGACGAGGGCCGGATCGTCCGCGAGGGCGACCCGGAGTGGCGCGAGGACGTTCCGGTCCGGGTGGAGTCGATCCCGGTCCGGCGCGAGGGACGGGTGCTGGGCGTGATCGCCCGCAACACCAACCTGCTGACCGTGCGCACCCCCAGCCGGCTGGAGCTCACCTATCTGCAGAGCGCCTCCGACCTGGCCCAGATGATCGCGGCCGGAGCGTTCCCGTTCCCCGGCGAGCAGACCGACATGGACGCCTCGCCGCGGGTCGGCGACGGGATGATGCGCCTGGACGCCGACGGGGTGGTCACCTACGCCAGCCCCAACGCCCTCTCCGCCTACCACCGGCTCGGCCTCAACGCCGACCTGGTCGGCCTGCACCTGGGCAAGACCACCGCCGAGCTGGCCCCGCCCTCCCGCGGCCCGGTGGACGAGGCGCTGGTCAAGCTGGCCAGCGGCTGGGCGCCGCGGCAGACCGAGGTCGAGTCGGGCGACGGCGTGGTGCAGCTGCGGGCCATCCCGCTGAAGCCCAAGGGCGACCACATCGGCTCGCTGGTGCTGCTGCGCGACGTCACCGAGCTGCGGCGGCGCGAGCGCGAGCTGATGACCAAGGACGCCACCATCCGGGAGATCCACCACCGGGTGAAGAACAACCTGCAGACCGTCGCGGCGCTGCTGCGGCTGCAGTCCCGGCGGATGGAGAACGACGCCGCCCGCGGCGCGCTGGACGAGGCCGTGCGCCGGGTCGGCTCCATCGCCATCGTCCACGAGACGCTGTCGCAGAACCTGGACGAGCACGTCGCCTTCGACGAGATCGCGGACCGGGTGCTGGCGATGGTGATGGAGCTGTCCCAGGACGGCCGGGTGACCGCGCGTCGCAGCGGCAGCTTCGGCATCCTCTCGGCCGATGTGGCCACCCCGCTGGCCATGGTGCTGACCGAGATCCTGCAGAACGCGCTGGAGCACGCCTACGGGCCCAAGGCGGGCGGCGAGGTGACGGTCCGTGCGGTGCGCGGCCGGATGCCGGCGCCGCCGGACGCCGGCTGGAGCAACAACTGGGGGAGCGGCGGCAGTCGGGTCGAGGAGCAGCTGCTGATCACGGTGACCGACGACGGCGTCGGCCTGCCGGAGGGCTTCGACCCGCAGCGGGCCGGGAACCTGGGGCTGCAGATCGTCAGGACGCTGGTGGTGGGGGAGTTGGGCGGCAGCTTCGACATGGTGCCGGCCGAGTCGGGAGGGACCCGGGTGGTGCTGGAGGTGCCGGTGGGCACGTCTGCACCGTAA
- a CDS encoding polysaccharide deacetylase family protein — translation MTTRYAGIAWTGAGYRVEVLDGAGRRAVEPSSWGAAQVAELIAWLRGLDDGRAPAVVLDSTNGLLDGPMTAAGLEVYRADPWLLPPRPRFGSVPAERLAEQARTAPDALARVTAEGGTLTGRAEEFFDGVRRGEPIRAALTAAGRCFDHGRRDIPRVALTFDDGPDPVHTRRVLEILDRYGARATFFCVGHHVAALPDLVRRIAAAGHELGNHSWSHPFLPDLTPDQLREQIDRTAEALARLTGEAPTWFRPPYGALTPEVLAALEGHPTTLTMWDVDSRDWTRPGPERIAATVLDAAGPGSVVLMHEGAGDRGQTVRALPSIIEGLLERGLELVPVGELSAPSAPTAGSRPTDADHELRMKG, via the coding sequence ATGACCACGCGATACGCGGGAATCGCCTGGACCGGCGCGGGCTACCGGGTCGAGGTCCTGGACGGCGCGGGGCGCCGGGCGGTGGAGCCGAGCAGCTGGGGCGCCGCCCAGGTCGCCGAACTCATCGCCTGGCTACGGGGGCTGGACGACGGGCGGGCCCCGGCCGTGGTCCTGGACAGCACCAACGGCCTGCTCGACGGTCCGATGACGGCGGCCGGTCTGGAGGTCTACCGGGCGGATCCCTGGCTGCTGCCGCCGCGGCCGCGGTTCGGCTCGGTCCCGGCCGAACGGCTGGCGGAGCAGGCCCGGACCGCGCCCGACGCGCTGGCCCGGGTGACCGCCGAGGGCGGCACGCTAACCGGCCGCGCCGAGGAGTTCTTCGACGGCGTACGGCGCGGCGAGCCGATCCGGGCGGCGCTGACGGCGGCCGGACGCTGCTTCGACCACGGCCGCCGGGACATCCCACGGGTCGCGCTGACCTTCGACGACGGCCCGGACCCGGTGCACACCCGCCGGGTGCTGGAGATCCTGGACCGCTACGGAGCCCGGGCGACCTTCTTCTGCGTCGGACACCATGTCGCGGCGCTGCCCGACCTGGTGCGCCGGATCGCCGCGGCCGGCCATGAACTGGGCAACCACTCCTGGTCGCACCCGTTCCTGCCCGACCTGACGCCCGATCAACTGCGCGAGCAGATCGACCGGACCGCGGAGGCGCTGGCCCGGCTGACCGGCGAGGCCCCGACCTGGTTCCGGCCGCCGTACGGCGCGCTGACCCCCGAGGTGCTGGCCGCCCTGGAGGGGCATCCGACCACGCTGACGATGTGGGACGTGGACTCCCGCGACTGGACCAGGCCGGGGCCGGAGCGGATCGCCGCCACCGTCCTGGACGCCGCCGGGCCGGGGTCGGTGGTGCTGATGCACGAGGGCGCCGGCGACCGCGGCCAGACCGTACGGGCCCTTCCGTCGATCATCGAGGGCCTGCTCGAACGCGGCCTGGAACTGGTCCCGGTGGGCGAGCTGTCCGCGCCCTCGGCGCCGACGGCCGGCAGCCGCCCGACCGATGCAGACCACGAGCTACGAATGAAGGGTTGA